The genomic segment CTGCGCCGGGGCATCACCGCCCGGCAGATCCTCACGCGCGAGGCGTTCGAGAACGCGATCGCCGTCGTCATGGCCCTCGGCGGCTCGACCAACGCCGTGCTGCACCTGCTCGCCATCGCCCGCGAGGCCCGCGTCGACCTCAGCCTCGACGACTTCGCCCGCGTCGGGGCGAAGGTGCCGCACCTGGCGGACGTCAAGCCCTTCGGCCGGCACGTCATGCCCGACGTCGACCGCATCGGCGGCATCCCCGTCGTCATGCAGCTCCTCCTCGAGGAGGGCCTGCTGCACGGCGACACGCTCACGGTGACCGGGCGCACCATGGCGGAGAACCTCGAGGACCTGCGCGCCCCGAAGCCCGACGGCACGGTGCTGCGCCGCTTCGACGAGCCGATCCACCGCACCGGCGGCATCACGATCCTGCGCGGCTCGCTCGCCCCCGAGGGCGCCGTCGTCAAGAGCGCCGGCTTCGACAGCACCGTCTTCGAGGGCACCGCGCGGGTGTTCGACGGCGAGCAGGGCTGCATGGACGCGGTCGAGAAGGGCGACCTGCAGCCGGGCGACGTCGCCGTCATCCGCTACGAGGGCCCCAAGGGCGGCCCGGGCATGCGCGAGATGCTCGCCGTCACCGGCGCCATCAAGGGCGCGGGCCTGGGCAAGGACGTCCTGCTCATCACCGACGGGCGCTTCTCCGGCGGCACCACCGGGCTCTGCGTCGGTCACGTGGCCCCCGAGGCCGTCGACGGCGGCCCCATCGCCTTCGTCCGCGACGGCGACCGCATCCGCCTCGACGTCGCCACCGGCGCCCTGGACCTCCTCGTCGAGGAGGGCGAGCTCGCCCGCCGCCGCGAGGGCTGGACCCCCCTGCCCCCGCGCTACACCACCGGCGTCCTCGCCAAGTACGCCAAGCTCGTCGGCTCCGCCGCGCACGGCGCCGTCTGCGGCTGACGCCCGCCGCCGCGGTACCCCGGGTACCGCAGAAGGCGCCCTCCTGGCGACTAGATCGCCAGAAGGGCGCCTTCTGCGGTTCCGCAAGGAACCGGCGCGGCGTCCGCTCACACCCCCGCGAGCCGCCGCGGCGACGGGCGCAGGTACACCGCCCACGTCACGAGCACGCACACCGCGTAGAACGCGAGGAAGGCGACGTACGCCCCGTCGCCGCTGCCCGTGGCCAGGAACGACTGGCGGAAGGCGAGGTTGACGAGCACGCCGCCGGAGGCGCCGATGGCGCCGGCCAGGCCGATGAGGGCGCCGGACAGGCGGCGCGCCTCGCGCTCGGCGGCCACCGCGTCGGCCCCGTGGCGGGTGCCGAGGCCGGTCCGGGCGCGGAAGATCGCCGGGATCATCTTGTACGTCGAGCCGTTGCCGACGCCGCTGACGACGAACAGCGCCACGAAGCCGGTGACGAAGAGCGCCAGGGAGCCGGCGCGCGAGGCGGTGAGCACCAGGCCCGCCGCGAGCGCCATGAGGACGAACGACCACGCCGTCACCCGCGCCCCGCCGAGCCGGTCGGCGAGGCGGCCGCCGACCGGGCGTACGAGGGAGCCGAGCAGCGGGCCGAGGAAGGTCAGGGCCGCGGCCTCGGCGGGGGTGGAGAAGTCGGCCGCGAACTGCACCTGCAGCACCTGGCCGAAGGCGAAGCCGAAGCCGATGAACGAGCCGAAGGTGCCGACGTAGAGGAACGAGACGACCCAGGTGTGCGGCTCGCGCGCCACGTCGCGCATGCCGCGGCGGTCGTTGCGGGCCGTCGCGAGGTTGTCCATCCGCAGCGCGGAGGCGAGGGCGGCGAGCACGACGAGCGGCACGTACACGCCGAGGACGAGCCGCGGGTGCGCGGCGCCGGCCGTGGCGAGCACGAGCAGGCCGACGAGCTGCACGACGGCGACGCCGAGGTTGCCGCCGCCGGCGTTGAGCCCGAGCGCCCAGCCCTTGAGCCGGTCGGGGTAGAACGCGTTGATGTTCGCCATCGACGAGGCGAAGTTGCCGCCGCCGACGCCCGCGAGGGCGGCGACGAGCAGGAGCGTGCCGGACCCGACGCCCGGCTCGAGCACGACGGCGGCCGCGACGGTGGGCACGAGCAGCAGCAGGGCGCTGGCCACCGTCCAGTTCCGCCCGCCGAAGCGGGCGACGGCGAAGGTGTACGGCACCCGCAGCACCGCCCCGACGAGCGCGGGCAGCGAGGTGAGCAGGAACTTCTGCGCCGGGTCGACGCCGTACTCGGGCCCCATGAAGAGCACGAGCACCGACCACATCGTCCACACGGAGAACCCGATGTGCTCCGACAGGACCGACAGCACGAGGTTGCGCCGGGCGACCCGGGCGCCGGTGCGCTCCCAGAAGGCGGGGTCCTCGGGCCGCCAGTCCTCGACCCAGCGCCCGCGCCGGGCGGCGGCGGGCCGTGCGGCGGGGGCGGCGTACGGGGGAGCGGGCGTGCGGCTGGTCTCGGGCTGGGTCGCGGTCACGGGGCCTCGCTCGGGTCCGTCGGGGGCGGTCGGACCGGACGCTAGGCAGGGGGCGTGACGGGGGTGCGCCGCCGCGTGGTCGCCCGCGCAACATCGCCCTCACGCGGGTGCGGGGGCGCCGTGCGCTCGCCCGGCGTGTCCAGGATGCGGACGTCGTGTCTCACCTGGTTGACATCGTCCGGGCGCGGGTGCACGGTAGGGGCATGCGCCTGATCGTCGTACTCTGGAAGCGTGCCGGCTGACCCTGCTCTCCGCAGCCAGCCAGCACGCCGACCCCTCGTGGCCCGCCGGGCCGAGGGGTTCTTTTTTGCCCGCGGCACGACGCACCACCCAGCACCGGAGCACAGGAGCACCGCATGAGCCAGCCGTCGCCGAGCCCCTCCCAGGTCGCGGCCCAGCAGGGCCAGGCCCAGCAGGTCACGGGCTCGCAGAGCCTCATCCGCTCGCTCGAGTCCGTCGGCGCCGAGGTGGTGTTCGGCATCCCGGGCGGCGCGATCCTGCCGGCGTACGACCCCCTCCTCGACTCCGACTCGGTGCGCCACGTCCTCGTGCGCCACGAGCAGGGCGGCGGGCACGCCGCGACGGGGTACGCGCAGGCCACCGGCCGGGTCGGCGTCTGCATGGCGACCAGCGGCCCGGGCGCGACGAACCTCGTCACCCCGATCGCGGACGCCTACATGGACTCGGTCCCGGTCGTCGCCATCACCGGGCAGGTGGCGAGCCAGGCCATCGGCACGGACGCCTTCCAGGAGGCGGACATCCGCGGCATCACCATGCCGATCACCAAGCACAACTACCTCGTGACGGACCCGGCGGAGATCCCGCGGGTGGTCGCCGAGGCGTTCCACATCGCCGGCACCGGCCGACCCGGCCCGGTGCTGGTCGACATCAGCAAGGACGCGCTGCAGGCGCGCACCTCGTTCCGCTGGCCGGTCGAGATGGACCTGCCGGGCTACCGCCCGCCGGGGCGCCCGCACGGCAAGCAGGTGCGCGAGGCGGCGCGGCTGCTCGTCGAGGCCCGCCGGCCGGTGCTCTACGTCGGCGGCGGCGTCATCAAGGCGGGCGCCTCCGAGGCCCTGCTCGCGCTGGCCGAGCTCACCGGCGCGCCCGTCGTCACCACCCTCATGGCGCGCGGCGCGTTCCCCGACAGCCACCCGCAGCACCTGGGGATGCCGGGCATGCACGGCTCGGTCGCCGCGGTGACCGCGCTGCAGAAGGCCGACCTGCTCGTGAGCCTCGGGGCCCGCTTCGACGACCGGGTCACCGGCAAGCTGTCCTCGTTCGCGCCGCACGCGACCGTCGTGCACGCGGACATCGACCCGGCCGAGATCAGCAAGAACCGCACCGCGGACGTGCCGATCGTCGGCGACTGCCGCGACGTCGTCACCGACCTCGTCGCCGCGGTCCGCGCGGAGCACGCGGCCGGGCGCCAGGCCGACCTCGGCGCCTGGTGGTCCACGCTCGACGAGTGGCGCACCACGTACCCGCTGGGCTTCGAGGTGCCCGCCGACGGCTCGCTCGCCCCGCAGCACGTGATCCGGCGGCTCGGCGAGATCGTGGGCCCCGACGCGATCTACGCCTCCGGCGTCGGCCAGCACCAGATGTGGGCGGCGCAGTTCATCCGCTACGAGAAGCCGCGGACCTGGCTGAACTCCGGCGGGCTCGGGACCATGGGCTACGCCGTGCCCGCGGCGATGGGCGCCAAGGTCGGCATGCCGGGCACGACGGTGTGGGCGATCGACGGCGACGGCTGCTTCCAGATGACGAACCAGGAGCTCGCCACCTGCGCGATCAACGGCATCCCGATCAAGGTGGCCGTCATCAACAACGGCACGCTCGGCATGGTGCGCCAGTGGCAGACGCTGTTCTACGGCTCGCGCTACAGCAACACCGACCTGCGCTCGGCGACCCGCTCGGTGCGGATCCCCGACGTGGTCAAGCTCGCCGACGCGTACGGGTGCGTGGGGCTGCGCTGCGAGACGCCCGACCAGGTCGACGCCACGATCGAGAAGGCCATGGCCGTGGACGACGTGCCGGTCGTCGTGGACTTCACGGTGCACCAGGACGCGATGGTGTGGCCGATGGTCGCCGCCGGCACGAGCAACGACGACATCCGGTACGCCCGAGGCCTCGCCCCCGTCTGGGACCGCGACCTCGGCGAGACCGGCGTCCAGGGGGTCTGACATGAGCAAGCACACGCTTTCCGTCCTCGTCGAGAACAACCCCGGTGTGCTCGCGCGCATCGCCGGGCTGTTCTCCCGCCGCGGGTTCAACATCGACTCGCTGGCGGTCGGCCCGACCGAGCGCCCCGACGTGTCCCGGATGACGATCGTCGTCAACGTCGAGGAGCTCCCGCTCGAGCAGGTGACCAAGCAGCTCAACAAGCTCGTCGAGGTCATCAAGGTCGTCGAGCTCGACCCCGCGTCCTCGGTCCAGCGCGAGCTCCTGCTCGTCAAGGTCAAGGCCGACGTCGCCACCCGCTCGCACGTGCTCGAGACCGTGCAGCTCTTCCGCGCCAAGGTCGTCGACGTCTCGCAGGACGCCGTGACCGTCGAGGCGACCGGCAACGCCGACAAGCTCGAGGCGCTCCTGCGCCTGCTCGAGCCGTTCGGCGTCAAGGAGCTCGTGCAGAGCGGCATGGTCGCCCTGCAGCGCGGACCCCGCTCCATGACCGACCGCTCGGTGCGCGCGGTGGACCGCCCGCACGAGCGCACCGCCTGACCCCGCACACCACCAACCCGAGGAGAACGCCCCCGTGGCCGAGCTGTTCTACGACGACGACGCCGACCTGTCCGTGATCCAGAACCGCGTGGTCGCGGTGATCGGCTACGGCAGCCAGGGCCACGCCCACGCGTTGAGCCTGCGCGACTCCGGCGTCGACGTGCGCGTCGGCCTGCCCGAGGGCTCCAAGAGCCGCGCCAAGGCCGAGGCCGAGGGGCTGCGGGTCGTCACGCCGGCCGAGGCCGCCGCCGAGGCGGACCTCATCATGCTGCTCACGCCGGACCACGTGCAGCGCCACGTCTACGCCGAGGCGATCGAGCCCAACCTGCAGGACGGCGACGCGCTGTTCTTCGGCCACGGCTTCAACATCCGCTTCGGCTACATCAAGCCGCCGGCCGGAGTCGACGTGGCGATGGTCGCCCCCAAGGGCCCCGGCCACCTGGTGCGCCGCGAGTACGTCGAGGGCCGCGGCGTCCCCGTCATCGTGGCGGTGGAGCAGGACGCGTCGGGCGAGGCGTGGGGGCTCGCGCTGTCCTACGCCAAGGGCATCGGCGGCCTGCGCGCCGGCGGCATCCGCACCACGTTCGCCGAGGAGACCGAGACCGACCTGTTCGGCGAGCAGGCCGTGCTCTGCGGCGGCGTCTCCCAGCTCGTCATGGCCGGCTTCGAGACGCTCACCGAGGCGGGCTACCAGCCCGAGGTGGCGTACTTCGAGTGCCTCCACGAGCTCAAGCTCATCGTCGACCTCATGTACGAGGGCGGCATCGCCAAGCAGCGCTGGTCCGTGTCCGACACCGCCGAGTACGGCGACTACGTCTCCGGCCCGCGGGTCATCGACGCGTCGGTGAAGCAGCGGATGCAGGAGGTGCTCGCCGACATCAAGGACGGCTCCTTCGCCGCCCGCTTCATCGCGGACCAGGACGCGGGCGCGCCGGAGTTCCAGCGCCTGCGCGCCGAGGGCGCCCAGCACCCCATCGAGGCCACCGGCAAGGAGCTGCGCCAGCTCATGGCGTGGGTGCGCACCGACGACGACTACACCGAGGGCAGCGCCGCGCGCTGACCCCGCGGTGCCCATGAGGGGCACCCCCAGGCGCGCACGTCCCTTGAGGGGCACCCTCAGCAGACTCGACCCTGCTGAGGGTGCCCCTCAGGCGTCCCCGGCGCGTGAGGGTGCCCCTCAGGCGTCCGTGCGGCGTGAGGGTGCCCCTCAGGCGGAGCCGCCGCGCGGGCGTACTGTCGCCCCGTGCCGGACGACGCCGCCCCCCACCTGCCCACGCCCGACGAGGTGCGCCTGCTCGACGGCGTGCTGGAGGAGTTCGACCGCCGGCACGGCGGGGAGCCCGAGGGGGTCTGGCTGGCGCCGGGGCGGGCCAACCTCATCGGCGAGCACACCGACTACAACGACGGCTGGGTCCTGCCGTTCGCCATCGACCGGGGCACGTACGCCGCCGTCCGCCGCCGCGACGACGGGCGGGTGTCGGTCGCGACGACCGCGCCGCTGCCCGCGCTCGAGGTCGGCCTCGACGACGTGGGCCCGGGGCGGGTCGAGGGGTGGGCGGCGTACCCGCTGGGCGTGCTCTGGTCGCTGCGCCAGGACGGCCACGACGTACCGGGCCTGGACCTGGTGCTGCACTCGACGGTGCCCTCGGGCGCCGGGCTGTCCTCGAGCGCCGCGCTGACCTGCTCCGTCGCGCTCGCCGTGGACGAGCTGCTCGGCCTGGGGCTGCACCGCTCGGACCTCGCCGCGCACGCGCGCCGCGCCGAGAACGAGGTGGCGGGCGCCCCGACCGGTCCCATGGACCAGCTCGCCTCGGTGCACGGCGCGCAGGACCACGCGGTGCTCATCGACTGCCGGTCCGTCGAGGTCACGCAGGTCGCCCTCGGGCTGGAGCAGGCCGGGCTGGCCCTGGTCGTCGTCGACACGAAGGCGTCGCACCAGCTGGTCGACGGCGGGTACGGCGACCGCCGCCGCGCCTGCGAGGAGGCTGCCCGCGCCCTCGGGGTGCCGGCCCTGCGCGACGCCATGCTCGACGCGCTGGCGGCGGCGGACCTCGACCCGGTGGTCGCCCGCCGCGCCCGGCACGTGGTCACCGAGGACGCCCGGGTGCTCGAGGTGGTGGACCTCGTCCGGGCCGGGCGACCGCGCGAGGTGGGGCCGCTGCTCGACGCCTCGCACGCGTCGCTGCGCGACGACTTCGAGGTGTCGGTGCCCGAGCTCGACGTCGCGGTCGACGCGGCCCACGAGGCGGGCGCCCTCGGGGCCCGCATGGTGGGGGGCGGCTTCGGCGGCTCGGTGCTCGCGCTCGTGCCCCAGGGGCAGGAGGAGGCCGTCGGGCAGCGGGCCCGGGAGCGGTTCGCCGAGCGCGGCTGGGACGCCCCCGAGGGCTTCGTCGTGGCGCCGGCCGCGGGGGCGCGCAGGGTCCGCTGACGCGGGGCCGTCTCGCGCAGCGGACGGGCCGTACCAGCTGGCGGACGCGGTCTACGATGGCAGCGGTCCCCGGTCCGACGTACGCGAAGGATGCCCTCGTGAGCAAGCCCGTCGTCCTGATCGCCGAAGAGCTCAGCCCCGCGACGGTCGAGGCCCTCGGGCCCGACTTCGAGGTGCGGCACTGCAACGGGGCCGACCGCTCCGAGCTGCTGCCGGCCATCGCGGACGTCGACGCGGTGCTCGTGCGGTCCGCGACGAAGGTCGACGCGGAGGCCATCGCCGCGGCGAAGCGGCTCAAGGTCGTCGCCCGCGCGGGCGTCGGCCTGGACAACGTGGACGTGCCCGCGGCGACGCAGGCCGGCGTCATGGTCGTCAACGCGCCGACCTCCAACATCGTCAGCGCCGCCGAGCTCGCCATCGGGCTGCTCATCGGCGTCGCGCGCAACATCCCCGCAGCCAGCGGCGCGCTGCGCGACGGGCAGTGGAAGCGCAGCAAGTACACCGGCGCGGAGCTCTACGAGAAGACCCTCGGTGTCGTGGGCCTCGGGCGCATCGGGGTGCTGGTCGCGCAGCGGCTGTCCGCGTTCGGGATGAAGGTCATCGCGTACGACCCCTACGTCCAGGCCGGGCGCGCCGCGCAGATGGGCGTGCGGCTCGTGTCGATGGACGAGCTGCTCGCCGAGGCCGACTTCATCACGGTGCACCTGCCCAAGACGCCGGAGACGGTCGGGCTCATCGGCGAGGAGGCGCTGCGCAAGGTCAAGCCGACCGTGCGCATCGTCAACGCCGCGCGCGGCGGGATCGTCGACGAGGGCGCCCTGCACGCCGCGCTCAAGGAGGGCCGCGTCGCCGGGGCCGGCCTCGACGTGTTCGCCAAGGAGCCCTGCACCGACTCGCCGCTCTTCGAGCTCGACAACGTCGTGGCCACCCCGCACCTGGGCGCCTCCACCGACGAGGCGCAGGAGCGCGCCGGCATCGCCGTCGCGAAGTCGGTGCGCCTGGCCCTGGCCGGGGAGCTCGTGCCCGACGCGGTCAACGTCAAGGGCGGCGTCATCGCCGAGGACGTGCGCCCCGGCATCCCGCTCGCCGAGAAGCTCGGGCGCATCTTCACCGCGCTGGCCGGTGGAGGGGCGCAGTCGCTCGACGTCGAGGTCCGCGGCGAGATCGCCGCGCTCGACGTCAAGGTGCTCGAGCTCGCCGCCCTCAAGGGCGTCTTCACCGACGTCGTCGAGGAGCAGGTGTCGTACGTCAACGCCCCCGTCCTCGCCGCCGAGCGCGGGCTCGAGGTGCGCCTCACGACCGACCCGGTCAGCGAGGACTACCGCAACGTCGTGACCCTGCGCGGGACGCTCGCGGACGGGCAGCAGGTGTCGGTGTCGGGCACGCTCTCCGGCCCGAAGCACATCGAGAAGATCGTCGAGGTCGACGGCTTCGACGTCGAGATCGTGCCGTCCGGGCACATGGCCTTCTTCCGCTACACCGACCGCCCCGGCGTCGTCGGGACCGTCGGGCGGATCCTCGGCGACGCCGGCGTCAACATCGCGGGCATGCAGGTCTCCCGCGACACCAAGGGCGGCCAGGCGCTCGTCGCCCTCACCGTGGACAGCGCTGTCCCGGCCCCGCTGCTGGCCGAGCTCGTCACCGAGATCGGCGCCGAGCAGGGCCGCACGGTCGACCTCGTGGACTGAGCCCCACCCTCGTGCGCCTCGGGGGCACCCTCACGCGCACGGTCGCCTGAGGGGCGCCCTCACGCGCACCGGTCGCCTGAGGGGCACCCTCACGCGTGCATCCCGCCTGAGGGGCACCCTCAGCAGACTCGACTCTGCTGAGGGTGCCCCTCAGGCGCGTACGGCGCCTGGGGGTGCCCCTCATGGGCCCGGCAGTCGTCCACTCCCCGGGACGCCGTGGCCAGCATGCGGACGCCCGCGCTAGGGTCGGGCCATGCCCACCCCGCTCCGCCTCGGCGTCATCCCCGGCGACGGCATCGGCCCGGAGGTCGTCGCCGAGGGCCTCAAGGTGCTCGACGCCGTGCTGGGCGGCGCGGCGGTGGAGACGACGCACTACGACCTCGGCGCCCGCCGCTGGCACGCGACGGGGGAGACGCTGCCGGACGCCGTGATGGAGGAGCTGCGCGGCTACGACGCGCTGCTGCTCGGGGCCGTCGGCGACCCGGGCGTGCCGAGCGGCGTCCTCGAGCGCGGGCTGCTGCTCAAGCTGCGCTTCGCCTTCGACCACTACGTCAACCTGCGCCCGTCCCGGCTCTACCCGGGCGTCGCGTCCCCGCTCGCCGCGCCCGGCGACGTCGACTTCGTCGTCGTCCGCGAGGGCACCGAGGGTCCCTACACCGGCAACGGCGGCGTCCTGCGCGCCGGCACCCCCGCCGAGGTCGCGACCGAGGTCAGCGTGAACACCGCGTACGGCGTGGAGCGCGTCGTCCGCGACGCGTTCGACCGCGCGCGCTCGCGCCGCGGGCACCTCACGCTCGTGCACAAGACGAACGTCCTGTCCCACGCCGGGCGCCTCTGGCAGCGCACCGTCGCCGCGGTCGGGCAGGAGTTCGCGGACGTCCGGGTCGACTACCTGCACGTCGACGCGGCGACCATCTTCCTCGTCACCGACCCGGCCCGCTTCGACGTCATCGTCACCGACAACCTCTTCGGCGACATCCTCACCGACCTCGCCGCCGCGGTCACCGGCGGCATCGGCCTCGCGGCCAGCGGCAACGTCAACGCCGCCGGCACGGCCCCCAGCATGTTCGAGCCGGTGCACGGCTCCGCCCCCGACATCGCGGGGCAGCAGAAGGCGGACCCGACGGCGACGGTCCTGTCCGTCGCGATGCTCCTCGAGCACGTCGGCCGCGTCGACGAGGCCCGCCGGGTCGAGGCGGCCGTCGAGGCCGACCTCGCCGAGCGGGGGGACCGAGTACGCAGCACGGCGCAGGTGGGCGACGCGATCGCCGCGCGCCTCGCCTGACGCCGTACCCCTCGCCCGACCGACCTCCGCCGCGCAGCGCCCCGCGCCGCCCCGCGGGGGTCGGCTACCGTCGTCCTGCCGCGCCACCAGGAGGTCCCCGTGTCCCTCGACATCGCCGTCCACGCCAGCACCAGCCCGCGCCCCGACGAGGAGCGCGCGTCCGTCCTCGCCGCCCCCGGCTTCGGCCAGACGTTCACCGACCACATGGTGACCGCCCGCTGGACCCCCGACGGCGGCTGGCACGAGGCGCAGGTCCGGCCGTACGCGCCCCTGCAGCTCGACCCCGCCACCGCGGTCCTGCACTACGCCCAGGCGATCTTCGAGGGGTTCAAGGCGTACCGGCACGCGGACGGGTCAGTCTGGACCTTCCGGCCCGAGGCCAACGGCGAGCGCTTCGCCCGCTCCGCCCGGCGCCTGGCCCTGCCCGAGCTGCCCGTCGAGGACTTCGTCGCCGCCGCCGACGCGCTCATCCGCACGGACGAGGCGTGGGTGCCCGAGGGCGGGGAGAAGAGCCTCTACCTGCGCCCGTTCATGTTCGCCCAGGAGGCGTTCCTCGGGGTCCGCCCGGCGAAGGACGTCCTGTTCTGCGTCATCGCCTCGCCCGCCGGGGCGTACTTCGCCCGCGGCGTCCGCCCGGTCTCCATCTGGCTCAGCGAGGACTACACGCGCGCGGCGCCGGGCGGCACCGGCGCGGCCAAGTGCGCCGGCAACTACGCCGCGAGCCTGGTCGCCCAGCAGGAGGCCATCGAGCAGGGCTGCGACCAGGTCGCCTTCCTCGACGCGGTGGAGCGGCGCTGGGTCGAGGAGCTCGGCGGGATGAACCTCTACTTCGTCCTCGACGACGACAGCATCGTCACCCCCGAGCTCACCGGGACCATCCTCGAGGGCATCACCCGCGCGTCGATCATCCAGCTGGCGGGCGAGCTCGGGCACAAGGTCGAGGAGCGCCGCGTCGGCATCGACGAGTGGCGCGAGGGCGCCGCGAGCGGGCGCATCCGCGAGGTCTTCGCCTGCGGCACGGCCGCGGTCGTCACCCCCGTCGGGCGCCTCGCCTGGCGCGGCGGCGAGGTCACCACCGGCGACGGCGAGACCGTCGGCCCCGTCACCAGCGCCGTCCGCCAGGCCCTGCTCGACGTCCAGCACGGCCGCCGCCCCGACGAGCACGGCTGGCTCCACCGCGTCTGCTGACGCCCCACCCCGCCGCGACCATGCGCAGGTGGCGCACCCCTCCTGCGGTGATCTTGCGCAGGTGGCGCACCCCTCCTGCGGCGATCATGCGCAGATGGCGCTGCCTGTGGACGGCGCCCGACGCCCGCCCGCCGTGCCCGGCACCCTGCCGCCGTGGACGCACCCCTGCTCGACGGCCGGCCCTCCACCTACCGGCAGGCGCTCGACGCCGGGCTGAGCCGGCACCGCCTGCGCAGCGCCGTCGCCGCCGGCACGGTCCGGCGGGTGGTGACCGGCGCCTACGTCGACGCGGCCGTGCCCGACGGCGCGGCCCTGCGGGCTGCGGCGGTACGGCTGGTCGCCCCGCCCGACGCGGTGGTGACCGGCCTGGCGGCGGCGTGGCTCCACGGCATCGACCTGCTGCTGCCGGGCCAGGAGGGGCGCGCGGTGCCGCTCGAGGTGTCCCGCCCCGCCGGCGCGGCGGCCCTGCGGCGCCCCGGCGTCGCGGCCCGGACCCGTGCGCTCGTCGCGGACGAGGT from the Vallicoccus soli genome contains:
- a CDS encoding 3-isopropylmalate dehydrogenase — protein: MPTPLRLGVIPGDGIGPEVVAEGLKVLDAVLGGAAVETTHYDLGARRWHATGETLPDAVMEELRGYDALLLGAVGDPGVPSGVLERGLLLKLRFAFDHYVNLRPSRLYPGVASPLAAPGDVDFVVVREGTEGPYTGNGGVLRAGTPAEVATEVSVNTAYGVERVVRDAFDRARSRRGHLTLVHKTNVLSHAGRLWQRTVAAVGQEFADVRVDYLHVDAATIFLVTDPARFDVIVTDNLFGDILTDLAAAVTGGIGLAASGNVNAAGTAPSMFEPVHGSAPDIAGQQKADPTATVLSVAMLLEHVGRVDEARRVEAAVEADLAERGDRVRSTAQVGDAIAARLA
- a CDS encoding branched-chain amino acid aminotransferase, giving the protein MSLDIAVHASTSPRPDEERASVLAAPGFGQTFTDHMVTARWTPDGGWHEAQVRPYAPLQLDPATAVLHYAQAIFEGFKAYRHADGSVWTFRPEANGERFARSARRLALPELPVEDFVAAADALIRTDEAWVPEGGEKSLYLRPFMFAQEAFLGVRPAKDVLFCVIASPAGAYFARGVRPVSIWLSEDYTRAAPGGTGAAKCAGNYAASLVAQQEAIEQGCDQVAFLDAVERRWVEELGGMNLYFVLDDDSIVTPELTGTILEGITRASIIQLAGELGHKVEERRVGIDEWREGAASGRIREVFACGTAAVVTPVGRLAWRGGEVTTGDGETVGPVTSAVRQALLDVQHGRRPDEHGWLHRVC